Proteins from a genomic interval of Thunnus thynnus chromosome 5, fThuThy2.1, whole genome shotgun sequence:
- the faap24 gene encoding Fanconi anemia core complex-associated protein 24 gives SCAVGGGVKILFENELGVADFHLPNKSCILYVSECDIIAGNGYKRKLVRYRNASSSFQQLVLVENTRLSEQYFSAVQKFVVFDLGLTLLPVSGQTEASQLITQMVHGESRENPFRRRSASGLLDPLVLALVQQVPGVGRVKALALLQHFPSIQQLCNAAPTELETIVGQAAAQQIHSYFHEATAAGT, from the exons TCTTGTGCTGTAGGTGGAGGTGTGAAAATCCTCTTTGAGAATGAGCTCGGTGTGGCAGATTTCCACCTGCCCAACAAAAGCTGCATCCTGTACGTGTCGGAGTGCGACATCATAGCAGGAAACGGCTACAAGAGGAAACTGGTTCGCTACAGAAAT GCCAGCAGCAGCTTCCAGCAGCTGGTGCTGGTGGAGAACACCAGACTCAGTGAGCAGTACTTCTCTGCTGTCCAGAAGTTTGTGGTGTTTGACCTCGGCCTGACTCTCCTGCCAGTCAGCGGGCAGACTGAAGCCTCACAGCTCATCACTCAGATG GTCCATGGGGAGAGCAGGGAGAACCCTTTCAGGCGGAGGAGTGCGTCTGGGCTGTTGGACCCCCTGGTCCTGGCCCTTGTACAGCAGGTCCCGGGGGTGGGCAGGGTCAAAGCTCTGGCCCTGCTGCAGCATTTCCCCAGCATCCAGCAGCTCTGTAACGCCGCCCCCACCGAGCTGGAGACCATCGTGGGTCAGGCTGCTGCTCAGCAAATCCACAGCTATTTCCACGAAGCCACAGCTGCTGGAACCTGA
- the LOC137183533 gene encoding uncharacterized protein — MKATHPYDVLEALHEHDYLKKPVTVREQLQATQMELDFLEEISKELKSEQFFLQRFQGEPEMIMFYSGFKGYNTLKAFNLALQPTAETIGRWSHVLNLNNTEENAMNAGFDAQHLCLLDQLFLFLCSVRWGFVPVDMSERFHVSQAIVRATCIMWCQYLFFMLGTLPIWPSRQAVDELMPLFFRTTFPKTRVVLDSTRIHIQTAACTGNSCDYRGTTTLKSLVGISPSGAVSFVSNVFTASLSDKDIIKECGIMNLLEPGDEVMASKSLDIKDLLDAIGVNLVIPTFLRPKGQLDVDDVTHTQDVVHLRIHVERAIRHTKEYHIFDDAVLSGLCGSVNQLWTVCALLTNFQGPLL; from the exons ATGAAGGCAACACA TCCGTACGATGTTTTGGAGGCACTTCATGAACACGACTATTTGAAGAAGCCCGTCACTGTGAGAGAGCAGCTGCAGGCCACTCAGATGGAGCTCGACTTCCTGGAGGAAATAAGCAAAGAACTGAAAAGTGAGCAGTTCTTTCTCCAGCGCTTCCAAGGTGAGCCGGAgatgatcatgttttacagtgGATTCAAAGGCTACAACACACTCAAAGCGTTCAACTTAGCCCTTCAGCCCACAGCGGAGACTATTGGGAGATGGAGTCACGTACTAAACCTTAATAATACTGAAGAAAACGCAATGAACGCTGGCTTTGATGCGCAGCACCTGTGTCTCCTTGATCAGCTGTTCCTGTTCCTTTGCAGTGTGAGGTGGGGCTTTGTTCCTGTTGACATGTCTGAGCGGTTCCACGTGTCACAGGCCATAGTCAGGGCGACCTGTATAATGTGGTGCCAGTACTTGTTCTTTATGCTGGGAACTCTGCCAATATGGCCGAGCAGACAGGCTGTAGATGAGCTAATGCCGCTGTTCTTCAGAACGACGTTTCCCAAAACACGGGTGGTGCTGGACTCAACTAGGATCCACATCCAAACAGCAGCGTGCACAGGGAACTCTTGTGATTATAGAGGCACCACAACACTGAAGTCGCTGGTTGGTATCAGTCCCTCTGGGGCAGTCAGCTTTGTCAGCAACGTCTTCACAGCCTCCCTCTCAGATAAGGACATCATAAAAGAGTGCGGGATTATGAACCTCTTGGAGCCTGGTGATGAAGTGATGGCGAGCAAGAGCTTAGATATCAAAGACCTCCTGGATGCCATCGGAGTCAACCTCGTCATCCCAACGTTCCTTAGGCCAAAGGGACAGTTGGATGTAGAcgatgtgacacacacacaagacgtTGTCCACTTGAGAATCCACGTGGAGAGGGCGATTAGACACACCAAAGAGTACCACATTTTTGATGACGCGGTGCTGTCCGGACTTTGTGGTTCAGTCAACCAGCTGTGGACAGTCTGTGCTCTGCTGACTAACTTTCAAGGTCCTCTGCTGTAA
- the LOC137183749 gene encoding uncharacterized protein gives MAQKDQLDRETFSCSICLDLLKDPVTIPCGHSYCMSCIKGFWDEEDQRKIYSCPQCRQTITQRPVLVKNTMLAALVEQLKKTGLQAAPADHCYAGPEDVACDVCTGRKLKALKSCLVCLASYCEKHLQPHYDAAPLKKHKLVDPSQKLQENICSRHDEVMKMFCRTDQQSICYLCSVDEHKGHDTVSAAAERTERQRELEVSRQNIQQRIQDREKDVKLLQQRMKAVNRSANKAVEDSEKIFTELISLIQKRSSDVKQQIRSQQETEVSRVKELQEKLEQEITELKRKDAELKQLSHTEDHNQFLHNYPSLSQLSASTDSSSINIRPLRYFEDVTAAVSELRDQLQDILREKWTNISLTVTEVDVLLSEAEPKTRAGFLKYSHEITLDPNTANTWLLLSEGNRKATYMSRPQSYSRHPDRFTGWWQQVLSRESLTGRCYWEVEWRGGGVCVAVACKNISRAGDSNECGFGFNDKSWMLNCNTDSYTFWFNNIKTPVSGPGSSRVGVYLDHRAGILSFYSVSETMTLLHRVQTTFTQPLYAGLCLYYEATAELCKLKCSSSCGFVEEAVDLLSSSLTQDGLQLSGGGVTELLDAGEMLQQGQSFDPAHPRDLLYQGQDQGVPQPRRTPPPERVLPALPMDLQRIRAASDSFCPLTGRRVRPRSNTTNFWTAEKYCSLSLVFSTSTSCWKLLLAFKSGGTHKSCQAPFPAETYVVQIAAQTCFISQEVNLRQSLPLRAEMAQKGDQLDRETFSCSICLDLLKDPVAIPCGHSYCMSCIKGFWDEEDQRKIYSCPQCRQTITPRPVLVKNTMLAALVEQMKKTGLQAAPADYCYAGPEDVACDVCTGRKLKALKSCLVCLASYCEKHLQRHYDVAPLKKHKLVDPSEKLQENICSRHDEVMKMFCHTDQQSICYLCSVDEHKSHDTVSAAAERTERQRELEVSRQNIQQRIQDREKDVKLLQQEVEAVNRSADKAVKDSEKIFTELIHLIQKRSSDVKQQIRSQQETEVSRVKELQEKLEQEITELKRKDAELKQLSHTEDHNQFLHNYPSLSQLSASTDSSSINIRPLRYFEDVTAAVSELRDQLQDILREKWTNISRAVTEVDVLLSEAEPKTRAGFLKYSREITLDPNTAHTWLLLSEGNRKATCMNQQQSYSSHPDRFTGYHQVLSRESLTGRCYWEVEWSGRGVYVAVAYKNISRAGDLDECGFGFNDKSWMLNCNTDSYIIWFNSIRTPVSGPGSSRVGVYLDHRAGILSFYSVSETMTLLHRVQTTFTQPLYAGLRLYYGGTAELCKVK, from the exons atggcgcagaaagatcagctggaccgagaaaccttctcttgttccatctgtctggatctactgaaggatccggtgactattccctgtggacacagctactgcatgagctgtattaaaggcttctgggatgaagaggatcagaggaagatctacagctgccctcagtgcagacagaccatAACACagaggcctgtcctggtgaaaaacaccatgttagcagctttagtggagcagctgaagaagactggactccaagctgctcctgctgatcactgctatgctggacctgaagatgtggcctgtgatgtctgcactgggaggaagctgaaagctctcaagtcctgtctggtgtgtctggcctcttactgtgagaaacacctgCAGCCTCATTATGATGCAGCtccattaaagaaacacaagctggtcgacccctcgcagaagctccaggagaacatctgctctcgtcatgatgaggtgatgaagatgttctgccgtactgatcagcagagtatctgttatctctgctctgtggatgaacataaaggccacgacacggtctcagctgcagcagaaaggactgagaggcagagagagctcgaggtgagtcgacaaaacatccagcagagaatccaggacagagagaaagatgtgaagctgcttcaacagagGATGAAGGCCGTCAATCGCTCTGCtaataaagcagtggaggacagtgagaagatcttcactgagctgatcagtctcatccagaaaagaagctctgatgtgaagcagcagatcagatcccagcaggaaactgaagtgagtcgagtcaaagagcttcaggagaagctggagcaggagatcactgagctgaagaggaaagacgctgaactgaagcagctctcacacacagaggatcacaaccagtttctacacaactacccctcactgtcacaactcagtgcatctacagactcatccagcatcaatatccgtcctctgagatactttgaggatgtgacagcagctgtgtcagagctcagagatcaactacaggacatcctgagggagaaatggacaaacatctcactgacagtgactgaagtggacgttttactgtcagaagcagaacccaagaccagagctggattcttaaaatattcacatgaaatcacactggatccaaacacagcaaacacatggctgttattatctgaggggaacagaaaagcaacatacATGAGTCGACCACAGTCTTATTCtcgtcacccagacagattcactggaTGGTGGCagcaggtcctgagtagagagagtctgactggacgttgttactgggaggtggagtggagagggggaggagttTGTGTAGCAGTCGCAtgcaagaatatcagcagagcaggagactCAAATGAATGTGGATTTGGATTTAATGACAAATCTTGGATGTTAAATTGTAACACTgacagttatacattttggttcaacaacatcaaaactcccgtctcaggtcctggttcctccagagtaggagtgtacctggatcacagagcaggtattctgtccttctacagcgtctctgaaaccatgactctcctccacagagtccagaccacattcactcagcctctctatgctggattATGTCTTTATTATGAAGccacagctgagttgtgtaaactcaaat GTTCCAGCAGCTGTGGCTTTGTGGAAGAAGCTGTGGATTTGCTGAGCAGCAGCCTGACCCAGGATGGGCTCCAGCTCAGCGGGGGCGGCGTTACAGAGCTGCTGGATGCTGGGGAAATGCTGCAGCAGGGCCAGAGCTTTGACCCTGCCCACCCCCGGGACCTGCTGTACCAGGGCCAGGACCAGGGGGTCCCACAGCCGAGACGCACTCCTCCGCCTGAAAGGGTTCTCCCTGCTCTCCCCATGGACCTGCAGAGGATCAGAGCAGCATCAGACAGCT TCTGCCCGCTGACCGGCAGGAGAGTCAGGCCGAGGTCAAACACCACAAACTTCTGGACAGCAGAGAAGTACTGCTCACTGAGTCTGGTGTTCTCCACCAGCACCAGCTGCTGGAAGCTGCTGCTGGCCTTCAAATCAGGAGGGACG CACAAGAGCTGTCAGGCTCCATTTCCTGCAGAAACATATGTTGTCCAGATCGCAGCTCAAACTTGTTTCATTTCTCAGGAAGTGAACCTCAGACAGTCATtgccactgagagctgaaatggcgcagaaaggagatcagctggaccgagaaaccttctcttgttccatctgtctggatctactgaaggatccggtggctattccctgtggacacagctactgcatgagctgtattaaaggcttctgggatgaagaggatcagaggaagatctacagctgccctcagtgcagacagaccatcacaccgaggcctgtcctggtgaaaaacaccatgttagcagctttagtggagcagatgaagaagactggactccaagctgctcctgctgattactgctatgctggacctgaagatgtggcctgtgatgtctgcactgggaggaagctgaaagccctcaagtcctgtctggtgtgtctggcctcttactgtgagaaacacctccagCGTCACTATGATGTAGCtccattaaagaaacacaagctggtcgacccctcggagaagctccaggagaacatctgctctcgtcatgatgaggtgatgaagatgttctgccatactgatcagcagagtatctgttatctctgctctgtggatgaacataaaagccacgacacagtctcagctgcagcagaaaggactgagaggcagagagagctcgaggtgagtcgacaaaacatccagcagagaatccaggacagagagaaagacgtgaagctgcttcaacaggaggtggaggccgtcaatcgctctgctgataaagcagtgaaggacagtgagaagatcttcactgagctgatccatctcatccagaaaagaagctctgatgtgaagcagcagatcagatcccagcaggaaactgaagtgagtcgagtcaaagagcttcaggagaagctggagcaggagatcactgagctgaagaggaaagacgctgaactgaagcagctctcacacacagaggatcacaaccagtttctacacaactacccctcactgtcacaactcagtgcatctacagactcatccagcatcaatatccgtcctctgagatactttgaggatgtgacagcagctgtgtcagagctcagagatcaactacaggacatcctgagggagaaatggacaaacatctcacgggcagtgactgaagtggacgttttactgtcagaagcagAACCCAAAACCAGAGctggattcttaaaatattcacgtgaaatcacactggatccaaacacagcacacacatggctgttattatctgaggggaacagaaaagcaacatgcATGAATcaacaacagtcttattctagtcacccagacagattcactggaTATcatcaggtcctgagtagagagagtctgactggacgttgttactgggaggtggagtggagcgGTAGAGGAGTTTatgtagcagtcgcatacaagaatatcagcagagcaggagactTGGATGAATGTGGATTTGGATTTAATGACAAATCTTGGATGTTAAACTGTAACACTGACAGTTATATAATTTGGTTCAACAGCATCAGAACTcccgtctcaggtcctggttcctccagagtaggagtgtacctggatcacagagcaggtattctgtccttctacagcgtctctgaaaccatgactctcctccacagagtccagaccacattcactcagcctctctatgctggactacGTCTTTATTATGGAGGcacagctgagttgtgtaaagtcaaatag
- the LOC137183532 gene encoding tripartite motif-containing protein 16-like, with protein sequence MAQKDQLDQETFSCSICLDLLKDPVTIPCGHSYCMSCIKSHWDEADQRKVYSCPQCRQAFTLRPVLVKNTMLAALVEQLKNTGLQAAPADHCYAGPEDVACDVCTGRKLKALKSCLTCPASYCEKHLQPHYDAAPLKKHKLVDPSQKLQENICSRHDEVMKMFCRTDQQSICYLCSVEEHKGHDTVSAAAERTERQRELEVSRQNIQQRIQDREKDVKLLQQELKAVNRSADKAVEDSEKIFTELISLIQKRSSDVKQQIRSQQETEVSQVKELQEKLEQEITELRRKDAELKQLSHTEDHNQFLHNYPSLSQLSAYTDLSSIDIRPLRYFEDVTAAVSELRDQLQDILREKRQTSNISLTVTEVDVLLSEAEPKTRAGFLKYSREITLDPNTANTCLLLSEGNRKATYMSQQQSYSSHPDRFTDYLQVLSRESLTGRCYWEVEWRGDGVRVAVAYKNISRAGKSKECGFGFNDKSWMLNCNTDSYEFWFNNIKTHILGPRSSRVGVYLDRRAGILSLYSVSETMTLLHRVQTTFTQPLYAGLYLYYGVTAELCKVK encoded by the coding sequence atggcaCAGAAAGATCAGCTGGACCAAGAAACCTTCTCTTGttccatctgtctggatctactgaaggatccggtgactattccctgtggacacagctactgcatgagctgtattaaatcACACTGGGATGAAGCGGATCAAAGGAAggtctacagctgccctcagtgcagacaggcCTTCACACtgaggcctgtcctggtgaaaaacaccatgttagcagctttagtggagcagctgaagaacactggactccaagctgctcctgctgatcactgctatgctggacctgaagatgtggcctgtgatgtctgcactgggaggaagctgaaagccctcaagtcctgtctgaCTTGTCCAgcctcttactgtgagaaacacctgCAGCCTCATTATGATGCAGCTCcgttaaagaaacacaagctggtcgacccctcgcagaagctccaggagaacatctgctctcgtcatgatgaggtgatgaagatgttctgccgtactgatcagcagagtatctgttatctctgctctgtggaggaacataaaggccacgacacagtctcagctgcagcagaaaggactgagaggcagagagagctcgaggtgagtcgacaaaacatccagcagagaatccaggacagagaaaaagatgtgaagctgcttcaacaggagcTGAAGGCCGTCaatcgctctgctgataaagcagtggaggacagtgagaagatcttcactgagctgatcagtctcatccagaaaagaagctctgatgtgaagcagcagatcagatcccagcaggaaactgaagtgagtcaagtcaaagagcttcaggagaagctggagcaggagatcactgagctgaggaggaaagatgctgaactgaagcagctgtcacacacagaggatcacaaccagtttctacacaactacccctcactgtcacaactcagtgcatATACAGACTTATCCAGCATcgatatccgtcctctgaggtactttgaggatgtgacagcagctgtgtcagagctcagagatcaactacaggacatcctgagggagaaaaggcaaacatcaaacatctcactgacagtgactgaagtggacgttttactgtcagaagcagagcccaagaccagagctggattcttaaaatattcacgtgaaatcacactggatccaaacacagcaaacacatgtctgttattatctgaggggaacagaaaagcaacatacatgagtcaacaacagtcttattctagtcatccagacagattcactgatTATTtgcaggtcctgagtagagagagtctgactggacgttgttactgggaggtggagtggagaggggaTGGAGTTCgtgtagcagtcgcatacaagaatatcagcagagcaggaaagTCGAAGGAATGTGGATTTGGATTTAATGACAAATCTTGGATGTTAAATTGTAACACTGACAGTTATGAattttggttcaacaacatCAAAACTCACATCTTAGGTCCtcgttcctccagagtaggagtgtacctggatcgcagagcaggtattctgtccctctacagcgtctctgaaaccatgactctcctccacagagtccagacgacattcactcagcctctctatgctggactttatctttattatggagtcacagctgagttgtgtaaagtcaaatag
- the LOC137183748 gene encoding uncharacterized protein, which produces MLFRSQLKLVSLSQEVKLRQSLTLRAEMAQKDQLDQETFSCSICLDLLKDPVTIPCGHSYCMSCIKGFWDEEDQRKIYSCPQCRQAITQRPVLVKNTMLAALVEQLKKTGLQAAPADHCYAGPEDVACDVCTGRKRKAHKSCLVCLASYCEKHLQRHHDVAPLKKHKLVDPSEKLQENICSRHDEVMKMFCRTDQQSICYLCAVDEHKGHDTVSAAAERTERQRELEVSRQNIQQRIQDREKDVKLLQQELKAVNCSADKAVEDSEKIFTELISLIQKRSSDVKQQIRSQQETEVSRVKELQEKLEQEITELKRKDAELKQLSHTEDHNQFLHNYPSLSQLSASTDSPSINVRPLRYFEDVTAAVSELRDQLQDILREKWTNISLTVTEVDVLLSEAEPKTRAGFLKYSHEITLDPNTANTWLLLSEGNRKVTYMSRPQSYSSHPDRFINNVQVLSRESLTGRCYWEVEWRGGGVHVAVTYKNISRAGNSNECGFGFNDKSWMLDCNINSYTFWFNNIKTPVSGPGSSRVGVYLDHTAGILSFYSVSETMTLLHRVQTTFTQPLYAGLCLYYGGDTAELCKVKHKSCQAPFTAETRVVQIAAQTCLNSQEVKLRQSLPLRAEMAQKGVQLDRETFSCSICLDLLKDPVTIPCGHSYCMSCIKGFWDEEDQWEIYSCPRCRQTFAPRPVLGKNTMLAALVEQLKKTGLQAAPADHCYAGPEDVACDVCTGRKLKALKSCLTCPASYCEKHLQPHYDAAPLKKHKLVDPSQKLQENICSRHDEVMKMFCRTDQQSICYLCPVDEHKGHDTVSATAERTERQRELEVSRQNIQQRIQDREKDVKLLQQEVEAVNCSADKAVEDSEKIFTELIRLIQKRSSDVKQQIRSQQETEVSRVKELQEKLEQEITELKRKDAELKQLSHTEDHNQFLHNYPSLSKLSASTDSSSINIRPLRYFEDVTAAVSELRDQLQDILREKRQTSNISLTVTEVDVLLSEAEPKTRAGFLKYSCEITLDRNTANTWLLLSEGNRKATYINQQKSYSSHPDRFTVYYQVLSRESLTGRCYWEVEWSGRGIYVAVAYKNISRAGDSKECQFGFNDKSWMLDCFANSYIFWFNNIRTPVSGPGSSRVGVYLDHTAGILSFYSVSETMTLLHRVQTTFTQPLYAGLRLCYNDGVTAELCKLK; this is translated from the exons atgttGTTCAGATCGCAGCTCAAACTTGTTTCACTTTCTCAGGAAGTGAAACTTAGACAGTCGTTgacactgagagctgaaatggcgcagAAAGATCAGCTGGACCAAGAAACCTTCTCTTGttccatctgtctggatctactgaaggatccggtgactattccctgtggacacagctactgcatgagctgtattaaaggcttctgggatgaagaggatcagaggaagatctacagctgccctcagtgcagacaggcCATCACACagaggcctgtcctggtgaaaaacaccatgttagcagctttagtggagcagctgaagaagactggactccaagctgctcctgctgatcactgctatgctggacctgaagatgtggcctgtgatgtctgcactgggaggaagcggAAAGCCCacaagtcctgtctggtgtgtctggcctcttactgtgagaaacacctccagCGTCACCATGATGTTGCtccattaaagaaacacaagctggtcgacccctcggagaagctccaggagaacatctgctctcgtcatgatgaggtgatgaagatgttctgccgtactgatcagcagagtatctgttatctctgcgctgtggatgaacataaaggccacgacacagtctcagctgcagcagaaaggactgagaggcagagagagctcgaggtgagtcgacaaaacatccagcagagaatccaggacagagagaaagacgtgaagctgcttcaacaggaacTGAAGGCCGTCAAttgctctgctgataaagcagtggaggacagtgagaagatcttcactgagctgatcagtctcatccagaaaagaagctctgatgtgaagcagcagatcagatcccagcaggaaactgaagtgagtcgagtcaaagagcttcaggagaagctggagcaggagatcactgagctgaagaggaaagacgctgaactgaagcagctctcacacacagaggatcacaaccagtttctacacaactacccctcactgtcacaactcagtgcatcTACAGACTCACCCAGCATCAATgtccgtcctctgagatactttgaggatgtgacagcagctgtgtcagagctcagagatcaactacaggacatcctgagggagaaatggacaaacatctcactgacagtgactgaagtggacgttttactgtcagaagcagaacccaagaccagagctggattcttaaaatattcacatgaaatcacactggatccaaacacagcaaacacatggctgttattatctgaggggaacagaaaagtaACATACATGAGTCGACCACAGTCTTATTCTAGccacccagacagattcattAATAATGttcaggtcctgagtagagagagtctgactggacgttgttactgggaggtggagtggagagggggaggagttCATGTAGCAGTcacatacaagaatatcagcagagcaggaaactCGAATGAATGTGGATTTGGATTTAATGACAAATCTTGGATGTTAGATTGTAACAttaacagttatacattttggttcaacaacatcaaaactcccgtctcaggtcctggttcctccagagtaggagtgtacctggatcacacagcaggtattctgtccttctacagcgtctctgaaaccatgactctcctccacagagtccagaccacattcactcagcctctctatgctggactttgtCTTTATTATGGTGGAgacacagctgagttgtgtaaagtcaaa CACAAGAGCTGTCAGGCTCCATTTACTGCAGAAACACGTGTTGTTCAGATCGCAGCTCAAACTTGTTTGAATTCtcaggaagtgaaactcagacagtcgttaccactgagagctgaaatggcgcagAAAGGAGTTCAGCTAGACCGAGAAACCTTCTCTTGttccatctgtctggatctactgaaggacccggtgactattccctgtggacacagctactgcatgagctgtattaaaggcttctgggatgaagaggatcAGTGGgagatctacagctgccctcggtgcagacagaccttcgcaccgaggcctgtcctggggaaaaacaccatgttagcagcatTAGTGGAGCAgttgaagaagactggactccaagctgctcctgctgatcactgctatgctggacctgaagatgtggcctgtgatgtctgcactgggaggaagctgaaagccctcaagtcctgtctgaCTTGTCCAgcctcttactgtgagaaacacctgCAGCCTCATTACGATGCAGCTCcgttaaagaaacacaagctggtcgacccctcgcagaagctccaggagaacatctgctctcgtcatgatgaggtgatgaagatgttctgccgtactgatcagcagagtatctgttatctctgccctgtggatgaacataaaggccacgacacagtctcagctacagcagaaaggactgagaggcagagagagctcgaggtgagtcgacaaaacatccagcagagaatccaggacagagagaaagatgtgaagctgcttcaacaggaggtggaggccgtcaattgctctgctgataaagcagtggaggacagtgagaagatcttcactgagctgatccgtctcatccagaaaagaagctctgatgtgaagcagcagatcagatcccagcaggaaactgaagtgagtcgagtcaaagagcttcaggagaagctggagcaggagatcactgagctgaagaggaaagacgctgaactgaagcagctgtcacacacagaggatcacaaccagtttctacacaactacccctcactgtcaaaactcagtgcatctacagactcatccagcatcaatatccgtcctctgagatactttgaggatgtgacagcagctgtatcagagctcagagatcaactacaggacatcctgagggagaaaaggcaaacatcaaacatctcactgacagtgactgaagtggacgttttactgtcagaagcagaacccaagaccagagctggattcttaaaatattcatgtgaaatcacactggatcgaaacacagcaaacacatggcTGTTATTgtctgaggggaacagaaaagcaacatacATAAACCAACAAAAGTCttattctagtcacccagacagattcactgttTATtatcaggtcctgagtagagagagtctgactggacgttgttactgggaggtggagtggagcgGGAGAGGAATTTatgtagcagtcgcatacaagaatatcagcagagcaggagactCAAAGGAATGTCAATTTGGATTTAATGACAAATCTTGGATGTTAGATTGTTTTGCTAACAGTTATATattttggttcaacaacatcagaactcccgtctcaggtcctggttcctccagagtaggagtgtacctggatcacacagcaggtattctgtccttctacagcgtctctgaaaccatgactctcctccacagagtccagaccacattcactcagcctctctatgctggacttcgGCTTTGTTATAATGATGGAGtcacagctgagttgtgtaaactcaaatag